A section of the Paenibacillus odorifer genome encodes:
- a CDS encoding dTDP-4-dehydrorhamnose reductase family protein, translating into MKLLILGGNGMAGHMLADYFRRQGKHHVFHTTRDKSDLGGLYVDANDIAGVEKLVDIVSPHCIINAMGVLNQFAERDKIGAYHVNGFLPHHLWRKAEDVQARLIHISTDCVFEGTRGGYTEEDAPDGTSVYAISKSLGEVQKPGHLTIRTSIIGPEIRSGGIGLMDWFLAQSGKVSGYRRVMWNGVTTLQLAKAVDVMLDSSVSGLIHLAHPEPVSKYELLQHIQAAFHKENVEIIPEDEHIQDRTLVNTRADFLLPLPSYPLMLQELADWMKQSEMYL; encoded by the coding sequence ATGAAGCTGCTTATCCTAGGTGGAAACGGTATGGCGGGGCATATGCTGGCGGATTATTTTCGCCGCCAGGGCAAGCATCACGTCTTCCATACAACCCGGGATAAGAGCGATCTTGGCGGGCTGTATGTAGATGCGAACGATATAGCCGGAGTTGAGAAGCTGGTCGATATCGTTTCCCCTCATTGCATTATCAATGCAATGGGGGTTCTCAATCAATTCGCGGAGCGTGACAAAATTGGGGCTTACCACGTGAATGGCTTTCTCCCTCATCACTTGTGGCGAAAGGCGGAGGATGTTCAGGCAAGGCTCATCCATATCAGTACCGACTGCGTGTTCGAAGGAACACGCGGAGGGTACACCGAAGAGGATGCTCCTGATGGAACCTCTGTATATGCAATTTCGAAAAGCCTCGGTGAGGTGCAAAAACCCGGGCATCTTACGATTCGCACTTCCATTATTGGCCCCGAAATCCGCTCAGGCGGTATTGGTCTGATGGATTGGTTCCTGGCGCAGAGTGGTAAAGTTTCAGGATACCGGCGGGTGATGTGGAACGGGGTCACAACGCTCCAATTAGCCAAAGCAGTGGATGTAATGCTGGATTCCTCCGTATCGGGGCTGATCCATTTAGCGCATCCAGAGCCAGTAAGTAAATATGAGCTGCTTCAGCATATTCAGGCGGCTTTTCATAAAGAAAATGTGGAGATCATCCCTGAGGATGAACATATTCAGGATCGTACACTAGTGAATACAAGAGCGGATTTCCTCTTGCCGCTGCCTTCATATCCTTTAATGCTGCAGGAACTGGCTGACTGGATGAAACAGTCAGAGATGTATTTATGA
- a CDS encoding polysaccharide biosynthesis protein: MFNNKRIVVTGGTGSWGHELIRQLLPQNPKEIIVFSRSESAQVAMSREFEDQRLSFIIGDIRDKDALIAACRGVDYIFHLAALKHVPVCEDQPYEALKTNVVGTQNVIEAAIVNGVEKAIYISTDKAANPSNFYGMTKAIGEKLFVYANLIGSNTRFVTVRGGNVLGTNGSVVHLFMKQIKDKGQVRITDMKMTRFFFTLRDAITLLFKASEVSLGGEIFVMTMPTCRIIDLAEVLIEASGESNVSIVETGIRPGEKIHEILMSDFESLTTVVYDEQYLVILPTLNMPELKAHYSAYPHVSFNSFSSETNLMDREEIKSILIRGGFLQ, translated from the coding sequence ATGTTCAATAATAAAAGGATTGTGGTCACAGGCGGAACTGGTTCCTGGGGGCATGAGCTGATTAGGCAACTTCTGCCACAAAATCCTAAGGAAATCATCGTATTCTCCCGCAGTGAATCCGCTCAAGTGGCGATGAGCCGGGAGTTTGAAGATCAACGTCTCAGCTTTATCATTGGCGATATCCGTGACAAGGATGCGCTGATTGCAGCCTGCCGTGGCGTTGATTACATCTTTCATCTGGCGGCGCTCAAACATGTTCCAGTCTGTGAAGATCAGCCTTATGAAGCACTCAAAACCAATGTAGTGGGAACTCAAAATGTGATCGAAGCTGCCATTGTAAATGGCGTTGAAAAAGCAATTTACATCTCTACCGATAAGGCTGCGAACCCATCCAACTTCTATGGAATGACCAAAGCGATCGGGGAAAAATTGTTCGTTTATGCCAATCTGATTGGCTCAAACACCCGGTTCGTTACTGTACGCGGAGGTAATGTGCTCGGAACGAACGGCAGCGTCGTGCATTTGTTCATGAAGCAGATTAAGGATAAGGGTCAGGTACGCATTACGGATATGAAAATGACCCGCTTCTTTTTTACCCTACGCGATGCTATTACATTATTATTTAAAGCTTCTGAGGTTAGCTTGGGTGGAGAAATCTTCGTCATGACTATGCCTACCTGCCGAATTATCGATCTTGCTGAGGTGCTGATTGAAGCTTCCGGAGAGTCCAATGTGAGTATTGTCGAGACCGGGATTCGTCCGGGGGAGAAAATCCACGAGATTCTGATGAGCGATTTCGAAAGCTTAACTACCGTTGTCTACGATGAACAGTATCTAGTAATTCTCCCTACGCTGAACATGCCGGAATTAAAGGCACATTATAGCGCTTATCCTCATGTCTCTTTCAATAGCTTCAGTTCAGAGACGAATCTGATGGATCGGGAAGAGATCAAAAGCATCTTGATCCGGGGAGGGTTCCTGCAATGA
- the wecB gene encoding non-hydrolyzing UDP-N-acetylglucosamine 2-epimerase, with amino-acid sequence MKIMTILGTRPEIIRLSVIIPLLDEHAERHILVHTGQNFTASLSGIFFAELGLRAPDYVLQDKQAGLGGQLAAMFGGLESILLKEQPDRILLLGDTNSALCAILAERMGIPVVHMEAGNRCYDLQVPEEKNRRVIDAVSTINMPYTQQSKRHLISEGFPSRRIVLTGNPIHEVMTHFEHKIQTSDILEQLKLTSGQYFLVTAHRAENVDDPESLVQIMSGLNAVAEHFGIRLICSIHPRTRSKLTEQFSLPMNPLVEFHEPFGFFDFVYLEQHALCAITDSGTVQEECCLMKVPTVTIRRTTERPETVDCGSNVVSGVDQKSILRSVKLMTALNRDWEAPEGYMTPDVSVKVVKFLLGGNLHVQ; translated from the coding sequence ATGAAGATCATGACGATTTTAGGCACGAGGCCTGAAATCATTCGCCTCAGTGTAATCATTCCGCTTCTCGACGAACATGCTGAGCGGCACATCCTGGTGCATACAGGCCAGAACTTCACCGCCAGTCTCAGCGGCATTTTCTTTGCTGAGCTGGGACTGCGGGCACCGGATTATGTGCTGCAGGATAAACAAGCAGGACTAGGCGGTCAGCTTGCCGCCATGTTCGGAGGGTTAGAAAGCATTTTACTAAAAGAACAGCCAGATCGTATCTTGCTTCTGGGCGATACGAACAGCGCGTTATGCGCGATTTTGGCTGAACGTATGGGAATTCCGGTGGTGCATATGGAAGCGGGCAACCGTTGCTATGACCTCCAAGTACCAGAAGAGAAAAACCGCCGTGTCATCGACGCCGTTTCGACCATTAATATGCCTTATACGCAGCAGAGCAAAAGACATCTAATCAGCGAAGGTTTCCCCAGCAGGCGTATCGTGTTAACAGGAAATCCGATCCATGAGGTCATGACCCATTTTGAGCACAAAATCCAAACTAGCGACATTCTGGAGCAGCTGAAGCTTACCTCAGGACAGTATTTTCTAGTCACGGCCCACCGTGCTGAGAATGTAGACGATCCAGAGTCCCTTGTACAAATTATGTCGGGTCTTAACGCAGTGGCTGAGCATTTTGGAATTCGTTTAATATGCAGCATTCATCCTCGCACTCGCTCCAAACTTACCGAGCAATTTTCCCTTCCAATGAACCCACTAGTTGAATTTCATGAACCTTTCGGATTTTTTGATTTTGTCTATTTGGAACAGCACGCCTTATGTGCCATCACCGACAGCGGGACTGTACAGGAGGAATGCTGCTTGATGAAAGTGCCAACAGTTACGATTCGCAGAACGACGGAACGTCCAGAAACAGTGGATTGTGGCAGCAATGTAGTCTCAGGTGTAGATCAGAAAAGTATTCTTCGCAGCGTCAAGCTGATGACGGCGCTCAATCGGGATTGGGAGGCACCGGAAGGATACATGACTCCGGATGTTTCGGTCAAGGTAGTTAAATTCTTGCTTGGAGGGAACCTGCATGTTCAATAA
- a CDS encoding glycosyltransferase: MADKATIVLFSHVSNTRSITGAEKLLLFFAQELSPYFNCILVAPQDGKLTSQARSCGISVQLLSIPLLYGMYTPYAGLEADAQKFQESREYHELTDWLNSLRPAFVITSTCVHALPAMAAKSLGIPVIWKISETITDNEYTPISVGLIHRNSDEILAISQTAAACFPEDVRAEKVIQLPPSWNDKEMMIEAWSKLRSERRRELRVKPHEQLVGYISSFINKEKGLEHFVKMAVLVHAVHPSSKFVVIGSAGDKSYYERCVRKVKLEGLYTRFKFVGYAECLPSAYCAMDVLVVPSLIREGFGMTALEGMAFGKPVVAYDSGGLREILHAAGCGENLVPASDISALAERVNVMLAQPGMALTIGSQARERVDAVYGPAAYRSRLQGLAEMWNLRYCSAPAVREADSVVVVEPPAVQPDLPAASPALPPRSKGLPSRVARKRRGKARARRRSGRPLVLRRVARKRRKGSARRRSTAGGKRRRARRGGRRRAA; this comes from the coding sequence ATGGCTGACAAAGCTACAATCGTCCTCTTTTCACATGTATCCAATACACGCAGTATTACGGGAGCGGAGAAGCTATTGTTGTTTTTCGCTCAGGAGCTTTCTCCGTACTTTAATTGTATTCTCGTTGCACCTCAGGACGGCAAGCTGACTTCTCAGGCTCGAAGCTGTGGAATAAGTGTACAGTTGCTTTCGATTCCTCTTTTATATGGAATGTACACTCCTTATGCAGGGTTGGAGGCAGATGCTCAGAAATTCCAGGAAAGCAGGGAGTATCACGAGTTAACAGACTGGCTGAATTCCCTGCGCCCGGCGTTTGTTATTACAAGTACCTGTGTGCATGCTCTGCCAGCAATGGCTGCAAAGTCACTGGGCATTCCGGTGATATGGAAAATATCAGAGACGATAACAGACAATGAATATACACCTATTAGTGTAGGGCTGATTCATCGGAATAGTGATGAGATATTAGCTATTTCACAAACAGCTGCAGCTTGCTTTCCAGAGGACGTGAGAGCGGAAAAAGTGATCCAGCTGCCTCCCTCTTGGAATGATAAAGAGATGATGATTGAGGCTTGGAGCAAGCTTCGGAGCGAACGGCGGCGGGAATTGCGGGTTAAACCGCATGAACAGCTGGTCGGTTATATTTCTTCTTTTATCAACAAGGAAAAAGGGCTAGAACATTTTGTGAAAATGGCTGTGCTTGTGCACGCGGTTCATCCAAGCTCGAAATTTGTTGTCATTGGGTCTGCTGGTGATAAAAGCTACTATGAGCGTTGTGTCCGCAAGGTGAAGCTTGAGGGACTGTACACCCGGTTTAAATTTGTTGGTTATGCTGAATGCCTTCCATCCGCTTATTGCGCCATGGATGTGCTAGTGGTTCCTAGTCTGATCCGCGAAGGCTTCGGCATGACTGCTCTGGAAGGAATGGCTTTTGGAAAACCCGTGGTCGCTTACGACTCTGGGGGCTTACGAGAAATTCTGCACGCAGCGGGCTGCGGCGAAAATCTCGTGCCAGCATCGGACATTTCCGCGCTGGCAGAAAGAGTCAACGTCATGCTGGCGCAGCCAGGAATGGCGTTAACTATAGGCAGTCAAGCGCGGGAGCGCGTCGACGCCGTCTATGGTCCGGCGGCTTATCGGAGCCGCCTGCAGGGTCTTGCGGAGATGTGGAACCTCCGCTATTGCAGCGCACCCGCGGTGCGCGAGGCTGACAGCGTGGTGGTGGTGGAACCACCCGCTGTCCAGCCTGACTTACCCGCAGCGTCGCCGGCTTTGCCGCCGCGAAGCAAGGGCCTGCCAAGCCGCGTCGCCCGCAAGCGGCGCGGCAAAGCCCGGGCGCGCCGGCGAAGCGGGCGCCCGTTGGTTTTGCGCCGCGTTGCTCGCAAGCGGCGTAAAGGTTCTGCCCGGCGGCGCAGCACCGCCGGGGGCAAGCGCCGCCGGGCCCGCCGCGGTGGACGGCGGCGCGCGGCGTAA
- a CDS encoding CgeB family protein: MPAPPLPLTPPEEEKLRGRLSGFKGGYDEGYLRGRLAILDGRPEEVFPVRNIHVMYVASGKGYPYSPLDDAVLYALQKLTAQVTITDVRQNLVELAAAQRPDLVLVLDGMDLPLEQISVLRASGIKTAIWLTDDPYYTDFTVKIVAHYDFVFTLERNCIDFYKGLGCPEVHYLPFAAHREHYRPTTTRSPLNREVSFIGSAYWNRVNFFREILPDLMNYNTVINGIWWDRLPEAALYGDRIEIGKWMSPQETAVAYSGSKIVINLHRSHIDEVVNNNTLSIPAVSPNPRTFEIAATGTLQLVDARDDMGSFYKPGEEIETFASPQEMMDKIRYYLTHEEERRAIALRAFERTLKDHTYTKRIHQLLTVIYG, from the coding sequence ATGCCTGCACCACCGCTACCTCTGACACCTCCAGAGGAAGAAAAGCTTCGTGGTCGTCTGAGTGGTTTTAAGGGCGGATATGATGAGGGATATTTACGGGGGCGGCTTGCGATTTTGGATGGTCGGCCAGAAGAAGTATTTCCTGTACGGAATATTCATGTAATGTATGTGGCTTCTGGTAAAGGATATCCCTACTCTCCATTAGACGATGCAGTCCTCTACGCGCTGCAAAAATTAACCGCACAAGTCACGATAACAGATGTACGTCAAAACTTAGTGGAGTTAGCCGCCGCTCAAAGACCGGATCTGGTACTTGTGCTGGACGGTATGGATTTACCGCTTGAGCAGATCTCCGTTCTTCGGGCTAGCGGGATTAAGACAGCCATTTGGCTTACAGATGATCCTTATTACACTGATTTTACAGTTAAAATTGTGGCGCATTACGATTTTGTGTTCACACTTGAGCGTAATTGTATTGATTTTTATAAGGGACTTGGCTGCCCTGAAGTTCATTATCTTCCTTTTGCCGCTCACCGCGAGCATTACCGTCCAACTACAACACGTTCACCATTGAATCGCGAAGTTAGTTTTATTGGCTCTGCCTATTGGAACCGGGTTAATTTCTTCCGTGAGATTCTTCCGGATTTGATGAACTATAACACGGTGATTAATGGCATCTGGTGGGATCGTCTGCCTGAAGCAGCGCTTTATGGAGATCGAATTGAGATCGGCAAATGGATGTCACCACAAGAAACCGCGGTAGCTTACAGCGGATCCAAAATCGTCATCAACCTCCACCGCTCGCACATTGATGAAGTAGTGAACAACAATACGCTTTCGATTCCGGCGGTATCTCCTAATCCGCGTACTTTTGAAATCGCGGCAACGGGTACGCTGCAATTAGTGGATGCCAGAGATGATATGGGATCCTTTTACAAACCTGGTGAAGAAATTGAGACTTTTGCAAGCCCTCAAGAAATGATGGATAAAATCCGTTATTACCTGACTCATGAGGAAGAACGTCGTGCGATAGCCCTGCGCGCTTTTGAACGGACGCTTAAGGATCACACCTACACTAAACGTATACACCAGCTGTTAACAGTAATTTACGGCTAG
- a CDS encoding CgeB family protein: protein MKAVKAKRRKHKRPRDYRDGYHEGYRLGMCEAVQRRSTVEVEACRPFKLMYVPQGFHAIDTGVIEALQQLVSELVISTPEAMLETAAREMPGAVLVMNGLHVFPENHLEQITEIRKLGIRTAIWFVDDPYFTEDTSVICRHYDHVFTHELGCVEFYQSFGVPSVHYLPLCVNPKMFYPRRTAPQYKYDIVFIGNAFHNRTALFDELAPYLKDKKVLIAGGFWERLATYDQLAPFIRNGFIPPEETANYYSGAKLVINIHRPWEEGQDNRNSFRLPSRSINPRTYEISACGTMQLTDVREDLGNYYRPGYDLDTFGSAKELQEKIEYYLKHEKERRIYALRGLQTTMRNHTFTARLPHLLNVIASSV, encoded by the coding sequence GTGAAGGCCGTGAAAGCAAAAAGGAGAAAACACAAGCGTCCGCGAGATTATCGCGACGGTTATCACGAAGGATATCGTCTCGGCATGTGTGAGGCTGTGCAGCGTCGGAGTACTGTAGAGGTCGAAGCCTGTCGGCCATTTAAGCTAATGTATGTTCCTCAAGGGTTCCATGCAATCGATACTGGGGTAATTGAGGCGCTTCAGCAGCTTGTAAGTGAGCTTGTGATAAGCACTCCAGAAGCTATGCTGGAGACCGCGGCTCGGGAGATGCCCGGGGCAGTGCTGGTTATGAATGGACTGCATGTTTTTCCGGAAAATCATTTAGAACAGATTACAGAAATCAGAAAGCTGGGCATTCGGACTGCGATCTGGTTTGTGGATGATCCTTATTTTACAGAGGATACTTCAGTGATTTGCCGGCATTATGATCACGTCTTTACGCATGAGCTCGGTTGTGTGGAGTTTTATCAATCCTTTGGGGTTCCATCCGTTCATTATTTACCGCTTTGCGTCAATCCAAAGATGTTCTATCCACGCCGTACGGCACCGCAGTATAAGTACGACATTGTGTTTATTGGCAATGCATTTCATAATCGGACAGCGCTGTTTGATGAACTTGCCCCCTATCTAAAGGATAAGAAGGTGCTGATCGCTGGGGGGTTCTGGGAACGGCTTGCGACTTATGACCAGCTTGCCCCTTTTATTAGGAATGGCTTTATCCCGCCTGAGGAAACTGCGAACTATTACAGTGGCGCAAAGCTAGTCATTAATATTCACCGTCCGTGGGAGGAGGGGCAGGATAACCGGAATAGCTTCCGTTTACCATCACGCTCTATCAATCCGCGTACTTATGAGATCAGTGCCTGCGGTACTATGCAGCTTACGGATGTTCGTGAGGATCTGGGCAATTATTATCGACCAGGTTATGACTTGGATACTTTTGGCTCTGCTAAGGAATTGCAGGAGAAGATTGAGTACTATCTGAAGCATGAAAAAGAGCGCCGAATTTACGCTTTACGGGGACTACAGACAACCATGCGCAACCATACATTCACTGCGCGTTTGCCTCATTTGCTGAATGTGATTGCTTCAAGTGTATGA
- a CDS encoding AAA family ATPase, translated as MNNTTLYLRHAELLRDLVPSFQTYPFHLPAVRTLDRLTFQKPVTFLVGENGTGKSTLLEGIAAAWGFNPEGGTLNFSFNTRSSHSNLYEYFRIARGVRRPKDGFFLRAESYYNVASYIDELDEQPGGPPIKDSYGGKSLHEQSHGESFLATFVHRFGGRGLYILDEPEAALSPLRQMSLLVRMHELVGQDSQFIIATHSPILMSYPGAEIFLLEGEGIRSVALEETEHYTVTKAFMNDRQGMLRELFEDEQA; from the coding sequence ATGAATAACACCACGTTGTATTTGCGACACGCGGAGCTGCTGCGTGATCTGGTGCCATCCTTTCAAACCTATCCTTTTCATCTGCCTGCTGTTCGAACGCTGGATCGCCTGACTTTTCAAAAACCAGTGACCTTTCTTGTTGGAGAGAACGGCACGGGCAAATCAACCTTGTTAGAGGGAATTGCTGCTGCTTGGGGCTTTAACCCTGAGGGTGGAACGCTAAACTTTTCTTTTAACACTCGTTCCTCGCATTCGAATCTTTATGAGTATTTTAGAATTGCTAGAGGGGTTAGACGGCCGAAGGACGGCTTTTTTCTACGTGCGGAGAGTTACTATAATGTGGCTTCTTATATTGATGAGTTGGATGAACAACCCGGTGGCCCACCGATCAAAGACTCCTACGGAGGCAAATCTCTGCATGAGCAGTCCCACGGAGAGTCTTTTTTAGCTACATTCGTTCACCGTTTCGGCGGCCGCGGTCTTTATATCCTCGACGAGCCTGAAGCAGCGCTTTCCCCCTTACGTCAAATGTCTCTGCTGGTGCGTATGCATGAGCTGGTCGGGCAGGATTCACAATTTATTATTGCTACCCATTCGCCGATTCTGATGTCCTATCCCGGTGCTGAAATTTTTCTCTTGGAGGGAGAGGGGATACGTTCCGTCGCCTTGGAGGAAACTGAACATTATACCGTGACCAAAGCGTTTATGAACGATCGTCAAGGGATGCTGCGTGAGTTATTTGAGGATGAACAAGCATAA
- a CDS encoding LTA synthase family protein: MKKHGPNRAQFYIVVLLLWLKLLLLRVLFFDRIAWEWIAADVAPVLFIMGILTVITPSRVRTAVYWTFNGILSLLLFAASVYFNHFGSVPTYLALYELNQVFQVKASVESTIQTIDYLFFADLVIMVIYVLIRRWKHGKAYPHERERFSSRNTRLAHMMVILVAILGGFAFSANSVNSARGITNELVQAESAGFLNYEVVAAIKVKEDNNLIGTGDIKDTIAKIDELQASYPYSSKAAGTAPEYFGSQKGKNVIVIQMEAFQNFPLHQSLKGQELTPVLNKLADEGFYFPHVYQQIGPGNTSDAEFMSNTSIYPIGTLAMSTGFGDRELPSLPRLLRDKGYEAYTFHVNQVGFWNRNELYPALGFNGYYDKDYFTNDHFNAFGASDEQLYITGVEKMAELQKKGTPFYAQMVTASSHHPFQIPDSFKKISVPDELKNTMLGDYLTAINYTDYAIGTLIEGLKKNGMWDNTVLVMYGDHFGLQPQDVPPEQVESALGIPYDSRISRFNIPLIVHVPGMEQGKVVERTGGQLDILPTIANLLGVSLREEGYTAFGHDLLNIDRNVLGMRYYLPSGSFFNDDILYVPGRDFADGEAVSLDTLKPVSDFTKYQTDYDYILKLMNLSDEYVKLLPQR; this comes from the coding sequence GTGAAAAAGCACGGGCCGAATCGAGCTCAGTTCTATATTGTTGTCCTGCTGCTATGGTTGAAGCTGCTCCTGCTAAGAGTGCTGTTCTTTGATAGAATTGCTTGGGAGTGGATTGCAGCAGATGTTGCTCCAGTCCTCTTCATCATGGGGATTCTGACGGTCATTACTCCTTCGCGGGTGAGAACAGCCGTCTATTGGACATTTAACGGGATATTATCGCTGCTGCTGTTCGCAGCCAGTGTATATTTCAATCACTTTGGTTCTGTTCCGACGTATCTGGCTTTATATGAACTGAATCAGGTATTTCAAGTGAAGGCAAGCGTAGAATCAACGATACAGACTATTGATTATTTATTTTTCGCTGATCTTGTGATCATGGTGATCTATGTCTTGATCCGCAGATGGAAGCATGGAAAAGCCTATCCGCATGAGCGTGAGCGATTCAGCTCCCGGAACACACGATTGGCACATATGATGGTGATTCTGGTGGCTATTCTTGGAGGTTTTGCTTTTTCGGCCAATTCTGTCAATTCTGCGCGGGGAATTACAAATGAACTTGTGCAGGCAGAAAGTGCCGGATTCCTGAATTATGAGGTCGTTGCCGCAATCAAGGTCAAGGAAGATAACAATCTCATTGGAACCGGAGATATTAAGGATACAATCGCGAAGATTGATGAGCTGCAAGCTTCCTATCCTTATAGTAGTAAGGCCGCGGGCACAGCACCTGAGTATTTCGGCTCGCAAAAGGGCAAAAATGTAATTGTCATTCAAATGGAAGCTTTTCAAAACTTCCCGTTGCATCAATCCCTGAAGGGTCAAGAGCTGACTCCAGTGTTGAACAAGTTGGCAGATGAGGGATTTTACTTCCCCCATGTCTACCAACAGATTGGTCCGGGCAATACTTCTGACGCTGAATTTATGAGCAACACGTCGATTTATCCAATCGGGACGTTGGCAATGTCCACTGGATTCGGGGACAGAGAACTGCCGAGCCTACCACGTCTGCTGAGAGATAAAGGATATGAGGCGTACACCTTTCACGTGAATCAAGTAGGCTTTTGGAATCGGAACGAGCTATATCCAGCGCTTGGCTTTAACGGTTATTATGACAAAGATTATTTTACTAATGATCATTTTAATGCGTTTGGTGCTTCCGATGAACAGCTTTATATTACGGGTGTCGAGAAAATGGCAGAATTGCAGAAGAAAGGAACTCCTTTCTACGCACAAATGGTGACGGCATCCAGCCATCATCCCTTCCAAATTCCGGACTCTTTTAAGAAGATCTCAGTGCCTGATGAGTTGAAAAACACGATGCTTGGCGATTATTTGACTGCTATTAACTATACTGATTATGCCATTGGAACTTTAATAGAGGGTTTGAAGAAAAACGGAATGTGGGATAACACTGTGCTGGTGATGTATGGTGATCATTTTGGCTTGCAGCCGCAGGATGTTCCACCGGAGCAAGTGGAAAGTGCACTGGGGATTCCATACGATTCCCGGATCAGCCGCTTTAATATTCCATTGATTGTACATGTACCAGGAATGGAGCAAGGGAAGGTAGTAGAGCGAACAGGTGGACAGTTGGATATTCTTCCTACAATAGCTAACCTATTGGGGGTTTCTTTAAGGGAAGAAGGTTATACAGCATTTGGTCATGACCTCTTGAACATTGATCGTAACGTGTTAGGGATGCGGTATTATTTACCTTCCGGTTCATTTTTTAATGATGATATTCTCTATGTGCCTGGTAGAGATTTTGCTGATGGTGAAGCTGTGTCGCTGGATACGCTTAAGCCAGTATCGGATTTTACAAAATATCAGACTGATTATGATTATATTTTGAAGCTAATGAATTTGTCCGACGAATATGTGAAGCTGTTACCACAGAGATAG
- a CDS encoding RNA polymerase sigma factor: protein MELEGLQHSETMNEQQLREIMSRYGEDIWNYIYYLTKNSEQADDLAQEVFIKCYYRIGTYRGNSSFKAWLLTIARNTVFSHRKSRFFRSGLWGGVQPLSTVDVEQREKTIEPLGIARSAEMEYLGNQSIGEIWDLIMALSPKLREILVLDLKYELSIKEIAELMNLSHGTVKSRLHRARQKIQNKLKGVE, encoded by the coding sequence TTGGAACTGGAAGGTCTTCAGCATAGCGAGACGATGAATGAACAGCAATTAAGAGAAATCATGAGCCGTTACGGAGAGGATATATGGAATTATATCTATTATCTTACCAAAAATTCTGAACAGGCCGATGATCTGGCCCAAGAAGTATTCATTAAATGTTATTACCGGATTGGCACGTACCGGGGGAATTCTTCATTTAAAGCATGGTTGCTTACGATTGCCAGGAATACTGTTTTTTCGCACCGGAAATCGCGCTTTTTTCGTTCGGGCTTATGGGGTGGTGTACAGCCATTGTCCACGGTTGATGTGGAGCAGCGGGAAAAAACTATTGAACCTCTTGGTATAGCCCGATCTGCGGAGATGGAGTATTTGGGTAATCAGTCCATTGGTGAGATATGGGATCTAATTATGGCATTGTCTCCCAAGCTGCGCGAAATATTGGTCCTGGATTTGAAATATGAGCTCTCTATAAAAGAAATAGCTGAACTGATGAACTTGAGTCACGGAACGGTAAAATCAAGATTGCACCGAGCGCGGCAAAAAATTCAGAACAAATTAAAGGGGGTAGAATGA